The proteins below are encoded in one region of Peptoniphilus sp. GNH:
- a CDS encoding ABC transporter ATP-binding protein/permease, protein MKKFKYFQKNKMTIFLVIFLTLLNSFGEMGLPSLMAVIIDKGIARSDLKVVVRTSELMLIVTVFTVLVRSSAAYFSSKVAMGYAASLRNELYTKINYMTYKDMSYFEPSSLITRTTDDVSKVEQMILMALRPMVRCPLLFLGAFIMTFSIDAYLAMIFLTILPFMAWSSFYIKTKALPYFPEIQKKMDALNMLFRRRLSGILPIRAFSKDAYEEDEFDRINTEYTELGIEADKKIDWARAIAYVPLAFGMGLLLIFCMKKINASTMTIGQMVAICSYMGQGFMALIMLINLTYMIPSSTTSYKRISEVLDHENEKLTGDYVLDEKIKSIRVSNLFFHYSGAERDVISDWNFTIKEGESLGIIGGIGSGKTTFLKILLRFLKPSSGKVLINDIDINDLDYKSYRRRLSYVNQDNYFFTKSLGENLSYADKSAGEAKLIKALKLSKALDFLSENPLEDKVIRGGSNYSGGQRQRLSIARALSRKADVYIFDDSFSALDYITDSKVRENLNKNLQGSIKIIVAQRIATIKKLDKILVLDDGKQLGFGSHDELMKTCKTYIDIAISQGEDQE, encoded by the coding sequence ATGAAAAAATTTAAATATTTTCAGAAAAACAAGATGACAATTTTTCTTGTAATTTTTTTAACTTTATTAAATTCATTTGGTGAGATGGGTCTTCCCAGCTTAATGGCTGTGATCATAGATAAGGGGATTGCAAGATCTGATTTAAAAGTCGTGGTAAGAACTTCTGAGCTGATGCTTATAGTCACAGTCTTTACAGTCTTGGTACGTTCATCTGCTGCGTATTTTTCTTCTAAGGTGGCAATGGGTTATGCAGCTTCTCTTAGAAATGAGCTTTACACCAAGATAAATTATATGACCTACAAGGATATGTCCTACTTTGAACCATCATCTCTTATAACTAGAACAACAGATGATGTATCCAAGGTGGAACAAATGATTTTAATGGCCCTAAGACCCATGGTGAGATGTCCCTTGCTCTTTTTGGGAGCCTTTATTATGACTTTTTCAATAGATGCTTATTTGGCAATGATATTTCTTACAATCCTTCCTTTTATGGCATGGTCCTCATTTTATATAAAAACCAAGGCACTCCCATATTTTCCAGAAATTCAAAAAAAGATGGATGCCTTAAATATGCTTTTTAGGAGAAGACTATCTGGAATTTTGCCCATAAGAGCTTTTTCCAAAGATGCCTATGAAGAAGATGAGTTTGATCGAATAAATACCGAGTACACAGAGCTTGGCATAGAAGCCGACAAGAAAATAGACTGGGCAAGAGCTATTGCCTATGTGCCTTTGGCATTTGGGATGGGGCTTTTGCTAATCTTTTGTATGAAAAAGATAAATGCATCTACTATGACAATAGGCCAGATGGTCGCCATTTGCTCGTACATGGGGCAAGGTTTCATGGCGCTCATAATGCTTATTAATTTGACCTATATGATTCCAAGTTCTACAACTTCCTATAAAAGAATATCTGAAGTCCTAGACCACGAAAATGAAAAGCTGACTGGAGACTATGTTTTAGATGAGAAAATAAAGTCGATAAGAGTTTCTAATCTTTTTTTTCATTATAGTGGGGCTGAAAGAGATGTCATATCTGATTGGAATTTTACAATAAAAGAGGGCGAAAGCCTGGGTATCATAGGGGGTATAGGCTCTGGCAAGACGACATTTTTGAAAATTCTCTTGAGATTTTTAAAGCCTAGCTCCGGCAAGGTACTAATAAATGATATAGATATAAATGACTTGGACTACAAGTCTTACAGAAGGCGACTTTCTTATGTCAATCAAGATAACTACTTCTTTACTAAAAGCTTGGGAGAAAATCTCTCCTATGCAGATAAAAGTGCAGGCGAGGCAAAATTAATAAAGGCCTTGAAGCTTTCAAAGGCTTTGGACTTTTTATCCGAAAATCCCCTAGAAGACAAGGTCATAAGAGGGGGGAGCAACTATTCTGGTGGACAAAGACAAAGACTATCCATAGCCAGGGCGCTTTCTAGAAAAGCTGATGTATATATTTTTGACGACTCTTTCTCTGCCCTAGACTACATTACAGACAGCAAGGTCAGGGAAAATTTGAATAAGAATTTGCAAGGCTCTATAAAAATTATAGTTGCACAAAGGATTGCCACTATAAAAAAACTGGATAAAATCTTAGTCTTAGACGACGGAAAACAGCTCGGCTTTGGCAGTCATGATGAACTTATGAAGACTTGCAAAACTTATATTGATATAGCAATTTCACAAGGAGAAGATCAAGAATGA
- a CDS encoding ABC transporter ATP-binding protein/permease: MKKKEILKNILGQIFEYKLIMLGVFISSFLSALTDIVNPRLLGNITDIAVNDIKNSGQIDLRKLLFPIGLVVLTYLGTGIFDYLSYRCIIILARNFVRNLRRQVSEKIGKISISTFDKYRKGDLLSRLTNDIETLGQNVEMFAGYAINAILMLVGVAIMMIYTSAFLSLIYFLGFPFLYLTVKFITSKSQAFFKRKSKETGDMVSFIEESFSGADIIKAYGYEEEALEEFKAHNKKLYESSYKASFMAGIMQPLSVFISNLSYVAICLAGGLQVLKGNLRVGDVQAMLQYIRKFSWPLDALVEMSSSIQGGLAAAERIYKFLGEEEEEIRTDKIQAPIKTIDFEHLLFAYEDGKPVIKDLNLNVKKGQTLAIVGPTGAGKTTLVSILMAFYDSKKGSIKINGKDIKSIDRENLRSYFAMVLQDTWIFEGSIYENIAYSKTNATREEVIEAAKRSYCHSFIETLPKGYDSILKENGSNISKGQRQLITIARAFLKDPEILILDEATSSVDTRTEKLIQKAMGKLTKDRTGFIIAHRLSTIRDADNILVLENGDIVEKGNHEELIRKNGIYKKLFDAQFANEV; the protein is encoded by the coding sequence ATGAAGAAAAAAGAAATTTTAAAAAATATCCTTGGTCAAATTTTCGAATACAAGCTGATCATGCTTGGAGTTTTTATAAGCTCTTTTCTTTCTGCCCTAACAGACATAGTAAATCCTAGACTACTTGGAAATATAACAGATATAGCAGTAAATGATATAAAAAACTCTGGTCAGATTGATTTGAGAAAACTATTATTTCCCATAGGTCTAGTTGTCTTGACATATCTTGGGACAGGAATATTTGATTATTTATCTTACAGATGTATAATTATCCTTGCTAGAAATTTTGTTAGAAATCTCAGAAGACAAGTGAGCGAAAAAATTGGCAAGATATCCATAAGCACCTTTGACAAGTACAGAAAAGGGGATCTGCTATCTAGGCTCACCAATGACATAGAGACCTTGGGACAAAATGTAGAAATGTTCGCAGGTTATGCAATAAATGCAATTCTAATGCTAGTGGGAGTAGCCATCATGATGATATACACCTCTGCATTTTTGAGCCTTATCTACTTTTTGGGTTTTCCATTTTTATATCTCACAGTCAAATTTATCACATCAAAATCACAAGCTTTTTTCAAGAGAAAATCCAAAGAAACTGGTGATATGGTCTCATTTATAGAGGAGTCTTTTTCTGGAGCAGATATAATAAAGGCCTATGGCTATGAAGAAGAAGCTCTAGAAGAATTTAAAGCCCATAATAAAAAGCTCTACGAGTCGTCCTACAAGGCATCTTTTATGGCTGGAATTATGCAGCCCCTATCAGTTTTCATATCAAATTTAAGCTATGTTGCAATTTGTTTGGCAGGAGGTCTGCAAGTCTTAAAAGGAAACCTTAGAGTGGGTGATGTCCAAGCCATGCTTCAATATATAAGAAAATTTTCTTGGCCTCTAGATGCCCTAGTTGAAATGTCAAGTTCCATTCAAGGCGGCTTGGCAGCTGCAGAAAGAATCTACAAGTTTCTTGGTGAAGAGGAAGAAGAAATAAGAACAGATAAAATTCAAGCCCCCATAAAAACGATTGATTTTGAACATCTGCTCTTTGCCTATGAAGACGGAAAGCCTGTAATAAAAGATTTGAATCTAAATGTAAAAAAGGGGCAGACCCTTGCCATAGTAGGACCTACAGGAGCAGGAAAGACAACCCTTGTGAGTATTTTGATGGCGTTTTATGACAGCAAAAAGGGCAGCATAAAGATAAATGGCAAAGATATAAAATCCATAGACAGAGAAAATCTCAGATCTTATTTTGCCATGGTACTCCAGGACACATGGATTTTCGAGGGCAGCATATACGAAAATATAGCCTATTCAAAAACAAATGCAACTAGAGAAGAAGTAATAGAAGCGGCAAAAAGATCATATTGCCACAGTTTTATAGAAACTCTGCCAAAAGGATATGATAGCATCCTAAAAGAAAATGGAAGCAACATTTCAAAGGGACAAAGACAACTTATCACAATTGCCAGAGCCTTTCTAAAAGATCCAGAAATTTTAATCCTAGACGAAGCCACATCTTCAGTCGATACCAGAACCGAAAAATTGATTCAAAAAGCCATGGGAAAACTAACAAAAGATAGAACGGGCTTTATAATAGCCCATAGACTCTCCACCATAAGAGATGCCGATAACATACTAGTGCTAGAAAATGGAGACATAGTAGAAAAAGGAAACCATGAAGAACTTATAAGAAAAAATGGAATCTATAAAAAATTATTTGATGCTCAATTTGCAAACGAAGTTTAA
- the rpsL gene encoding 30S ribosomal protein S12 produces the protein MPTINQLVRRGRKKVESKSKSPALDVNYDSLRKVETDVNSPQKRGVCVAVRTVTPKKPNSALRKVARVRLTNGYEVMAYIPGIGHNLQEHSVVLIRGGRVKDLPGVRYHIVRGTLDTAGVDSRRQARSKYGTKKPKKA, from the coding sequence ATGCCAACAATTAATCAACTTGTCAGAAGAGGAAGAAAAAAGGTTGAATCCAAGTCTAAATCACCAGCACTTGATGTAAACTACGATTCTTTAAGAAAGGTTGAAACTGATGTAAACTCTCCACAAAAAAGAGGGGTATGCGTAGCTGTTAGAACTGTAACACCTAAGAAGCCTAACTCAGCACTTAGAAAAGTTGCCAGAGTTCGTCTTACAAATGGATATGAAGTAATGGCTTACATTCCTGGAATCGGACACAATCTACAAGAACACAGTGTAGTGCTTATCCGTGGTGGAAGAGTAAAGGACCTTCCAGGTGTGAGATATCACATCGTAAGAGGTACCCTAGATACAGCTGGAGTAGATTCAAGAAGACAGGCAAGATCAAAATACGGTACTAAGAAACCGAAGAAAGCTTAA
- the rpsG gene encoding 30S ribosomal protein S7: MPRKGHVPKRKVLADPVYDDVVITKLINNVMLDGKKGTAQRIVYGALETIKEQTGEDPIEVFYKALNNVMPVLEVKARRIGGATYQVPMEVRPERRQTLGLRWIVKFARERGEKTMDQRLAKEILDASNSLGASVKRKEEMHRTAEANKAFAHYRW; encoded by the coding sequence ATGCCAAGAAAAGGACATGTTCCAAAGAGAAAAGTACTGGCTGATCCTGTCTATGATGATGTAGTAATCACAAAACTTATAAACAACGTGATGCTAGATGGCAAGAAGGGAACAGCTCAAAGAATAGTATATGGTGCTCTTGAAACAATAAAAGAGCAAACAGGAGAAGACCCAATCGAGGTTTTCTACAAGGCATTGAACAATGTAATGCCTGTGCTAGAAGTAAAAGCAAGACGTATTGGTGGGGCTACTTACCAAGTACCAATGGAAGTAAGACCAGAAAGACGTCAAACCCTAGGACTTAGATGGATAGTAAAATTTGCAAGAGAACGTGGCGAAAAGACCATGGATCAAAGACTTGCAAAAGAAATACTAGACGCATCCAACTCCTTGGGAGCTAGTGTAAAGAGAAAAGAAGAAATGCATAGAACAGCGGAAGCTAACAAGGCATTTGCACACTATAGATGGTAA